A window from Mauremys reevesii isolate NIE-2019 linkage group 9, ASM1616193v1, whole genome shotgun sequence encodes these proteins:
- the PCDH19 gene encoding protocadherin-19 isoform X7, whose protein sequence is MDILPVLLALLWTGAGALINLKYSVEEEQRAGTVIANIGKDAREAGFVLDPRQPAAFRVVSNSAPHLVDINPGSGLLVTKQKIDRDLLCRQSPKCVISLEVMSSSMEICVIKLEIKDLNDNAPSFPTDQIELEISETASPGTRVPLESAYDPDSGSFGVQSYELTPNDLFGLETKTRGDGSRFAELVVERSLDRETQSHYSYLLTALDGGDPPNFGTVELSIRVIDSNDNNPLFEEPAYAVSVPENAPPGTPLLRLNASDPDEGTNGQVLYSFHSYVSERARQLFHLDPQSGLLSVSGAVDYEEGHSYELDVQAKDLGPNSIPAHCKVTVSVQDANDNPPLINLLSVNSELVEVSESAPPGYVIALVRVSDRDSGANGRVQCKLLGNVPFRLQEYESFSTILVDGRLDREQRDQYNLTIQARDNGVPSLQATKSFTVKITDENDNHPHFSKPYYQVIVQENNTPGAYLLSVSARDPDLGLNGSVSYQIVPSQVRDMPVFTYVSINPNSGDIYALRSFNHEQNKAFEFKVLAKDGGSPSLQSNATVRVIVLDVNDNTPVITAPPLVNGTAEVYIPRNAGVGYLVTVIKADDYDEGENGRLSYEMADGDRGFFEIDQFNGEIRTTRAFGENAKTTYELIVVAHDHGKTSLSASALILIYLSPALDAQESIGSVNLSLIFIIALGSIAAILFVTMIFVAVKCKRDNKEIRTYNCRIAEYSYGHQKKSSKKKKISKNDIRLVPRDVEETDKMNVVSCSSLTSSLNYFDYHQQTLPLGCRRSESTFLNVENQNTRNTGSNHVYHHTFTGQSPQQPDLIINGMPLPENLQVLMDCPMENKAEN, encoded by the exons ATGGATATTCTCCCCGTCCTGCTCGCCTTGCTGTGGACCGGGGCAGGAGCCCTGATCAACCTGAAGTACTCGGTGGAGGAGGAGCAGCGCGCCGGCACGGTGATCGCGAACATCGGCAAGGACGCCCGGGAGGCTGGCTTCGTGCTGGACCCCCGCCAGCCCGCCGCCTTCCGGGTGGTCTCCAACTCGGCCCCGCACCTGGTGGACATCAACCCGGGCTCGGGCTTGCTGGTGACCAAGCAGAAGATCGACCGGGACCTGCTGTGCCGCCAGAGCCCCAAGTGCGTGATCTCGCTGGAGGTGATGTCCAGCTCCATGGAGATCTGCGTGATCAAACTGGAGATCAAGGACCTGAACGACAACGCGCCCAGCTTCCCCACCGACCAGATCGAGCTGGAGATCTCGGAGACGGCCAGCCCGGGCACGCGGGTGCCGCTGGAGAGCGCCTACGACCCGGACTCGGGCAGCTTCGGCGTGCAGAGCTACGAGCTCACCCCCAACGACCTCTTCGGGCTGGAGACCAAGACGCGCGGCGACGGCTCCCGCTTCGCCGAGCTGGTGGTGGAGCGCAGCCTGGACCGCGAGACGCAGTCCCACTACAGCTACCTGCTCACGGCGCTGGACGGCGGCGACCCGCCCAACTTCGGCACGGTGGAGCTCAGCATCCGGGTCATTGACTCCAACGACAACAACCCGCTCTTCGAGGAGCCGGCCTACGCCGTCAGCGTGCCCGAGAACGCGCCGCCCGGcacgcccctgctccgcctcaaCGCCTCCGACCCCGACGAGGGCACCAACGGGCAGGTGCTCTACTCCTTCCACAGCTACGTGTCCGAGCGGGCGCGCCAGCTCTTCCACCTCGACCCGCAGAGCGGCCTGCTCAGCGTCAGCGGTGCCGTGGACTACGAGGAGGGCCACAGCTACGAGCTGGACGTGCAGGCCAAGGACCTGGGGCCCAACTCCATCCCGGCCCACTGCAAGGTGACGGTCAGCGTGCAGGACGCCAATGACAACCCGCCCCTCATCAACCTGCTCTCGGTCAACAGCGAGCTGGTGGAGGTGAGCGAGAGCGCGCCGCCCGGCTACGTCATCGCCCTGGTGCGGGTCTCCGACCGCGACTCCGGGGCCAACGGGCGAGTGCAGTGCAAGCTGCTGGGCAATGTGCCCTTCCGCCTGCAGGAGTACGAGAGCTTCTCCACCATCCTGGTGGACGGGCGGCTGGACCGGGAGCAGAGGGACCAGTACAACCTCACCATCCAGGCCAGGGACAACGGGGTGCCCTCCCTGCAGGCCACCAAGTCCTTCACCGTCAAGATCACCGATGAGAACGACAACCACCCCCACTTCTCCAAGCCCTACTACCAGGTCATCGTGCAGGAGAACAACACCCCTGGGGCCTACCTCCTGTCTGTCTCCGCCAGGGACCCTGACTTGGGCCTCAATGGCAGCGTTTCCTATCAGATCGTGCCCTCCCAAGTCCGGGACATGCCTGTCTTCACCTACGTCTCCATCAACCCCAACTCTGGGGACATCTATGCCTTGAGGTCCTTCAATCACGAGCAGAACAAGGCCTTCGAGTTCAAGGTCTTGGCCAAAGACGGGGGCAGCCCATCCCTGCAGAGCAATGCCACCGTCAGAGTGATTGTCCTGGATGTCAATGACAACACCCCTGTGATAACTGCCCCACCTCTGGTCAATGGGACTGCAGAAGTGTACATCCCTAGGAATGCCGGGGTTGGCTACTTAGTGACAGTGATCAAGGCAGATGACTATGATGAGGGGGAGAATGGAAGACTGTCCTATGAAATGGCAGATGGGGATAGAGGGTTTTTTGAAATAGATCAGTTCAATGGAGAGATAAGGACCACCAGAGCATTCGGGGAGAATGCAAAGACTACTTATGAACTGATTGTGGTGGCGCATGATCATGGAAAAACATCACTCTCCGCTTCTGCCTTGATTTTGATATACCTATCCCCAGCTCTCGATGCCCAGGAATCCATAGGATCTGTTAACTTGTCACTGATTTTCATTATTGCCCTGGGTTCTATTGCCGCCATTCTTTTTGTCACCATGATCTTTGTTGCAGTCAAGTGTAAAAGGGATAACAAGGAAATAAGGACCTACAACTGCAG AATTGCAGAGTACTCCTATGGGCATCAAAAGAAATCAAGCAAGAAGAAGAAAATCAGCAAGAATGATATCCGGCTGGTACCACGGGATGTAGAGGAGACAGATAAAATGAATGTGGTGAGCTGCTCCTCCCTTACTTCATCTCTCAACTATTTCGACTATCATCAGCAGACCTTGCCACTGGGCTGCCGCAGATCTGAAAGTACCTTCCTCAATGTGGAGAATCAGAACACTAGGAACACAGGCTCCAACCATGTTTATCACCACACCTTCACCGGGCAGAGTCCCCAGCAACCAGATCTGATCATCAATGGAATGCCATTGCCAGAG
- the PCDH19 gene encoding protocadherin-19 isoform X4 — protein MDILPVLLALLWTGAGALINLKYSVEEEQRAGTVIANIGKDAREAGFVLDPRQPAAFRVVSNSAPHLVDINPGSGLLVTKQKIDRDLLCRQSPKCVISLEVMSSSMEICVIKLEIKDLNDNAPSFPTDQIELEISETASPGTRVPLESAYDPDSGSFGVQSYELTPNDLFGLETKTRGDGSRFAELVVERSLDRETQSHYSYLLTALDGGDPPNFGTVELSIRVIDSNDNNPLFEEPAYAVSVPENAPPGTPLLRLNASDPDEGTNGQVLYSFHSYVSERARQLFHLDPQSGLLSVSGAVDYEEGHSYELDVQAKDLGPNSIPAHCKVTVSVQDANDNPPLINLLSVNSELVEVSESAPPGYVIALVRVSDRDSGANGRVQCKLLGNVPFRLQEYESFSTILVDGRLDREQRDQYNLTIQARDNGVPSLQATKSFTVKITDENDNHPHFSKPYYQVIVQENNTPGAYLLSVSARDPDLGLNGSVSYQIVPSQVRDMPVFTYVSINPNSGDIYALRSFNHEQNKAFEFKVLAKDGGSPSLQSNATVRVIVLDVNDNTPVITAPPLVNGTAEVYIPRNAGVGYLVTVIKADDYDEGENGRLSYEMADGDRGFFEIDQFNGEIRTTRAFGENAKTTYELIVVAHDHGKTSLSASALILIYLSPALDAQESIGSVNLSLIFIIALGSIAAILFVTMIFVAVKCKRDNKEIRTYNCRIAEYSYGHQKKSSKKKKISKNDIRLVPRDVEETDKMNVVSCSSLTSSLNYFDYHQQTLPLGCRRSESTFLNVENQNTRNTGSNHVYHHTFTGQSPQQPDLIINGMPLPEIKLKDFIVGKSVGSLVTQIDAGCPGTLSPVVQNPLSMEGMSWHSL, from the exons ATGGATATTCTCCCCGTCCTGCTCGCCTTGCTGTGGACCGGGGCAGGAGCCCTGATCAACCTGAAGTACTCGGTGGAGGAGGAGCAGCGCGCCGGCACGGTGATCGCGAACATCGGCAAGGACGCCCGGGAGGCTGGCTTCGTGCTGGACCCCCGCCAGCCCGCCGCCTTCCGGGTGGTCTCCAACTCGGCCCCGCACCTGGTGGACATCAACCCGGGCTCGGGCTTGCTGGTGACCAAGCAGAAGATCGACCGGGACCTGCTGTGCCGCCAGAGCCCCAAGTGCGTGATCTCGCTGGAGGTGATGTCCAGCTCCATGGAGATCTGCGTGATCAAACTGGAGATCAAGGACCTGAACGACAACGCGCCCAGCTTCCCCACCGACCAGATCGAGCTGGAGATCTCGGAGACGGCCAGCCCGGGCACGCGGGTGCCGCTGGAGAGCGCCTACGACCCGGACTCGGGCAGCTTCGGCGTGCAGAGCTACGAGCTCACCCCCAACGACCTCTTCGGGCTGGAGACCAAGACGCGCGGCGACGGCTCCCGCTTCGCCGAGCTGGTGGTGGAGCGCAGCCTGGACCGCGAGACGCAGTCCCACTACAGCTACCTGCTCACGGCGCTGGACGGCGGCGACCCGCCCAACTTCGGCACGGTGGAGCTCAGCATCCGGGTCATTGACTCCAACGACAACAACCCGCTCTTCGAGGAGCCGGCCTACGCCGTCAGCGTGCCCGAGAACGCGCCGCCCGGcacgcccctgctccgcctcaaCGCCTCCGACCCCGACGAGGGCACCAACGGGCAGGTGCTCTACTCCTTCCACAGCTACGTGTCCGAGCGGGCGCGCCAGCTCTTCCACCTCGACCCGCAGAGCGGCCTGCTCAGCGTCAGCGGTGCCGTGGACTACGAGGAGGGCCACAGCTACGAGCTGGACGTGCAGGCCAAGGACCTGGGGCCCAACTCCATCCCGGCCCACTGCAAGGTGACGGTCAGCGTGCAGGACGCCAATGACAACCCGCCCCTCATCAACCTGCTCTCGGTCAACAGCGAGCTGGTGGAGGTGAGCGAGAGCGCGCCGCCCGGCTACGTCATCGCCCTGGTGCGGGTCTCCGACCGCGACTCCGGGGCCAACGGGCGAGTGCAGTGCAAGCTGCTGGGCAATGTGCCCTTCCGCCTGCAGGAGTACGAGAGCTTCTCCACCATCCTGGTGGACGGGCGGCTGGACCGGGAGCAGAGGGACCAGTACAACCTCACCATCCAGGCCAGGGACAACGGGGTGCCCTCCCTGCAGGCCACCAAGTCCTTCACCGTCAAGATCACCGATGAGAACGACAACCACCCCCACTTCTCCAAGCCCTACTACCAGGTCATCGTGCAGGAGAACAACACCCCTGGGGCCTACCTCCTGTCTGTCTCCGCCAGGGACCCTGACTTGGGCCTCAATGGCAGCGTTTCCTATCAGATCGTGCCCTCCCAAGTCCGGGACATGCCTGTCTTCACCTACGTCTCCATCAACCCCAACTCTGGGGACATCTATGCCTTGAGGTCCTTCAATCACGAGCAGAACAAGGCCTTCGAGTTCAAGGTCTTGGCCAAAGACGGGGGCAGCCCATCCCTGCAGAGCAATGCCACCGTCAGAGTGATTGTCCTGGATGTCAATGACAACACCCCTGTGATAACTGCCCCACCTCTGGTCAATGGGACTGCAGAAGTGTACATCCCTAGGAATGCCGGGGTTGGCTACTTAGTGACAGTGATCAAGGCAGATGACTATGATGAGGGGGAGAATGGAAGACTGTCCTATGAAATGGCAGATGGGGATAGAGGGTTTTTTGAAATAGATCAGTTCAATGGAGAGATAAGGACCACCAGAGCATTCGGGGAGAATGCAAAGACTACTTATGAACTGATTGTGGTGGCGCATGATCATGGAAAAACATCACTCTCCGCTTCTGCCTTGATTTTGATATACCTATCCCCAGCTCTCGATGCCCAGGAATCCATAGGATCTGTTAACTTGTCACTGATTTTCATTATTGCCCTGGGTTCTATTGCCGCCATTCTTTTTGTCACCATGATCTTTGTTGCAGTCAAGTGTAAAAGGGATAACAAGGAAATAAGGACCTACAACTGCAG AATTGCAGAGTACTCCTATGGGCATCAAAAGAAATCAAGCAAGAAGAAGAAAATCAGCAAGAATGATATCCGGCTGGTACCACGGGATGTAGAGGAGACAGATAAAATGAATGTGGTGAGCTGCTCCTCCCTTACTTCATCTCTCAACTATTTCGACTATCATCAGCAGACCTTGCCACTGGGCTGCCGCAGATCTGAAAGTACCTTCCTCAATGTGGAGAATCAGAACACTAGGAACACAGGCTCCAACCATGTTTATCACCACACCTTCACCGGGCAGAGTCCCCAGCAACCAGATCTGATCATCAATGGAATGCCATTGCCAGAG
- the PCDH19 gene encoding protocadherin-19 isoform X9, producing the protein MDILPVLLALLWTGAGALINLKYSVEEEQRAGTVIANIGKDAREAGFVLDPRQPAAFRVVSNSAPHLVDINPGSGLLVTKQKIDRDLLCRQSPKCVISLEVMSSSMEICVIKLEIKDLNDNAPSFPTDQIELEISETASPGTRVPLESAYDPDSGSFGVQSYELTPNDLFGLETKTRGDGSRFAELVVERSLDRETQSHYSYLLTALDGGDPPNFGTVELSIRVIDSNDNNPLFEEPAYAVSVPENAPPGTPLLRLNASDPDEGTNGQVLYSFHSYVSERARQLFHLDPQSGLLSVSGAVDYEEGHSYELDVQAKDLGPNSIPAHCKVTVSVQDANDNPPLINLLSVNSELVEVSESAPPGYVIALVRVSDRDSGANGRVQCKLLGNVPFRLQEYESFSTILVDGRLDREQRDQYNLTIQARDNGVPSLQATKSFTVKITDENDNHPHFSKPYYQVIVQENNTPGAYLLSVSARDPDLGLNGSVSYQIVPSQVRDMPVFTYVSINPNSGDIYALRSFNHEQNKAFEFKVLAKDGGSPSLQSNATVRVIVLDVNDNTPVITAPPLVNGTAEVYIPRNAGVGYLVTVIKADDYDEGENGRLSYEMADGDRGFFEIDQFNGEIRTTRAFGENAKTTYELIVVAHDHGKTSLSASALILIYLSPALDAQESIGSVNLSLIFIIALGSIAAILFVTMIFVAVKCKRDNKEIRTYNCRIAEYSYGHQKKSSKKKKISKNDIRLVPRDVEETDKMNVVSCSSLTSSLNYFDYHQQTLPLGCRRSESTFLNVENQNTRNTGSNHVYHHTFTGQSPQQPDLIINGMPLPECLQARAQFC; encoded by the exons ATGGATATTCTCCCCGTCCTGCTCGCCTTGCTGTGGACCGGGGCAGGAGCCCTGATCAACCTGAAGTACTCGGTGGAGGAGGAGCAGCGCGCCGGCACGGTGATCGCGAACATCGGCAAGGACGCCCGGGAGGCTGGCTTCGTGCTGGACCCCCGCCAGCCCGCCGCCTTCCGGGTGGTCTCCAACTCGGCCCCGCACCTGGTGGACATCAACCCGGGCTCGGGCTTGCTGGTGACCAAGCAGAAGATCGACCGGGACCTGCTGTGCCGCCAGAGCCCCAAGTGCGTGATCTCGCTGGAGGTGATGTCCAGCTCCATGGAGATCTGCGTGATCAAACTGGAGATCAAGGACCTGAACGACAACGCGCCCAGCTTCCCCACCGACCAGATCGAGCTGGAGATCTCGGAGACGGCCAGCCCGGGCACGCGGGTGCCGCTGGAGAGCGCCTACGACCCGGACTCGGGCAGCTTCGGCGTGCAGAGCTACGAGCTCACCCCCAACGACCTCTTCGGGCTGGAGACCAAGACGCGCGGCGACGGCTCCCGCTTCGCCGAGCTGGTGGTGGAGCGCAGCCTGGACCGCGAGACGCAGTCCCACTACAGCTACCTGCTCACGGCGCTGGACGGCGGCGACCCGCCCAACTTCGGCACGGTGGAGCTCAGCATCCGGGTCATTGACTCCAACGACAACAACCCGCTCTTCGAGGAGCCGGCCTACGCCGTCAGCGTGCCCGAGAACGCGCCGCCCGGcacgcccctgctccgcctcaaCGCCTCCGACCCCGACGAGGGCACCAACGGGCAGGTGCTCTACTCCTTCCACAGCTACGTGTCCGAGCGGGCGCGCCAGCTCTTCCACCTCGACCCGCAGAGCGGCCTGCTCAGCGTCAGCGGTGCCGTGGACTACGAGGAGGGCCACAGCTACGAGCTGGACGTGCAGGCCAAGGACCTGGGGCCCAACTCCATCCCGGCCCACTGCAAGGTGACGGTCAGCGTGCAGGACGCCAATGACAACCCGCCCCTCATCAACCTGCTCTCGGTCAACAGCGAGCTGGTGGAGGTGAGCGAGAGCGCGCCGCCCGGCTACGTCATCGCCCTGGTGCGGGTCTCCGACCGCGACTCCGGGGCCAACGGGCGAGTGCAGTGCAAGCTGCTGGGCAATGTGCCCTTCCGCCTGCAGGAGTACGAGAGCTTCTCCACCATCCTGGTGGACGGGCGGCTGGACCGGGAGCAGAGGGACCAGTACAACCTCACCATCCAGGCCAGGGACAACGGGGTGCCCTCCCTGCAGGCCACCAAGTCCTTCACCGTCAAGATCACCGATGAGAACGACAACCACCCCCACTTCTCCAAGCCCTACTACCAGGTCATCGTGCAGGAGAACAACACCCCTGGGGCCTACCTCCTGTCTGTCTCCGCCAGGGACCCTGACTTGGGCCTCAATGGCAGCGTTTCCTATCAGATCGTGCCCTCCCAAGTCCGGGACATGCCTGTCTTCACCTACGTCTCCATCAACCCCAACTCTGGGGACATCTATGCCTTGAGGTCCTTCAATCACGAGCAGAACAAGGCCTTCGAGTTCAAGGTCTTGGCCAAAGACGGGGGCAGCCCATCCCTGCAGAGCAATGCCACCGTCAGAGTGATTGTCCTGGATGTCAATGACAACACCCCTGTGATAACTGCCCCACCTCTGGTCAATGGGACTGCAGAAGTGTACATCCCTAGGAATGCCGGGGTTGGCTACTTAGTGACAGTGATCAAGGCAGATGACTATGATGAGGGGGAGAATGGAAGACTGTCCTATGAAATGGCAGATGGGGATAGAGGGTTTTTTGAAATAGATCAGTTCAATGGAGAGATAAGGACCACCAGAGCATTCGGGGAGAATGCAAAGACTACTTATGAACTGATTGTGGTGGCGCATGATCATGGAAAAACATCACTCTCCGCTTCTGCCTTGATTTTGATATACCTATCCCCAGCTCTCGATGCCCAGGAATCCATAGGATCTGTTAACTTGTCACTGATTTTCATTATTGCCCTGGGTTCTATTGCCGCCATTCTTTTTGTCACCATGATCTTTGTTGCAGTCAAGTGTAAAAGGGATAACAAGGAAATAAGGACCTACAACTGCAG AATTGCAGAGTACTCCTATGGGCATCAAAAGAAATCAAGCAAGAAGAAGAAAATCAGCAAGAATGATATCCGGCTGGTACCACGGGATGTAGAGGAGACAGATAAAATGAATGTGGTGAGCTGCTCCTCCCTTACTTCATCTCTCAACTATTTCGACTATCATCAGCAGACCTTGCCACTGGGCTGCCGCAGATCTGAAAGTACCTTCCTCAATGTGGAGAATCAGAACACTAGGAACACAGGCTCCAACCATGTTTATCACCACACCTTCACCGGGCAGAGTCCCCAGCAACCAGATCTGATCATCAATGGAATGCCATTGCCAGAG